One window from the genome of Yarrowia lipolytica chromosome 1B, complete sequence encodes:
- a CDS encoding uncharacterized protein (Compare to YALI0B16324g, similar to uniprot|Q8NJ48 ericoid mycorrhizal Putative chitin synthase), whose amino-acid sequence MSNKPRDLPEPPSPAFVSQRQSLHIDANPFSNPGSPTRSPERQGAYGSPYGTPRAESPTRFGSPTRYGSAHGARGTPRAEWTRRETPVSEFDPIVIDDDDDDAVLAPPPVFPTVDSLRQSQMSVTSDLRQSVMSTSSGGHSSHGYGHQYALARSITSQSTSSSITATSSRDSMIDHDEDDDDEMEFRKGDEKNGYRMKYLDDRVHDEEEYDEEDDSDAHSVATVASHLYEAPLQAQPRRHKSMARKKVKLVRGNLVLDCPVPTKLYSFLPRRDNDEFVYMRYTACTATPDEFNDEGFTLRPAVYERETQLCICITMYNEDEVAFTRTMHAVMKNIAHLCSRNKSRVWGKEGWKKVVVTIVSDGRTKIHPRVLDCLAAMGVYQDGIAKQTVNGKEVQAHLYEYTTQVSLDSDLKFQGAERGIMPVQLLFCLKEKNAKKINSHRWLFNAFCPQLQPNVCILLDVGTKPGKDSLYHLWKAFDADSNIGGACGEITAMKGKQWRALLNPLVASQNFEYKMSNILDKPLESVFGYISVLPGALSAYRYRALCNNPDGTGPLNSYFKGESLHGRDADVFTSNMYLAEDRILCWELVAKLNEKWMLKYVPSATGETDVPDSVPEFVSQRRRWLNGALFAAIYSLTHFTQIWKTDHSVWRKCLLHVEFAYQFLQLLFTFFSLGNFFLAFYYVAGSISGPDSAVISNNGGLVLFVIFKYLCITTIVAQFVISLGNRPQGSHYLFLGSMVIFALITAYSTGVGLYFVIKTLTLEDTVSLGNNVFTNIFVSLASTYGLYAVMSFLYLDPWHILTCSVQYILLLPSSICTLQVYSFCNTHDVTWGTKGDNELTPDLGSAVAQKDFGQDVVEIEMPSEQLDIDSGYEEALGNLRENKVIESAPPSMSTVTDDYYRDIRSRVVLVWMALNMVLVVVVTEVYAPSETASNDYLKFILWSVAALALFRAIGSLAFLFIRILKYLNEAKARTLKRHQGLTGQQ is encoded by the coding sequence ATGTCGAACAAGCCTCGAGACCTGCCCGAGCCACCGTCGCCGGCGTTTGTCAGCCAGCGTCAGTCGCTCCACATTGATGCCAACCCCTTCTCCAACCCTGGCTCCCCTACTCGATCTCCTGAACGACAAGGCGCCTATGGATCTCCCTATGGCACTCCTCGAGCCGAATCTCCGACCCGTTTCGGCTCCCCTACTCGGTATGGAAGTGCTCATGGAGCCCGAGGAACCCCTCGAGCAGAGTGGACTCGTCGAGAGACACCTGTGAGTGAATTTGATCCCATTGTCattgacgacgatgatgatgatgcggttctggctcctcctcctgtgTTCCCCACAGTCGATTCTCTACGACAGTCGCAGATGAGTGTTACCAGTGACTTGAGACAGTCTGTCATGTCCACCTCTTCTGGCGGCCATTCTAGCCACGGATACGGTCACCAGTATGCATTGGCCCGAAGCATCACTTCACAatccacctcctcttctATCACCGCCACCTCTTCCCGAGATTCTATGATCGACCACGAcgaagatgacgacgacgaaatgGAGTTTAGAAAGGGAGACGAAAAGAACGGCTACCGAATGAAGTACCTCGATGACAGAGTTCACGATGAAGAGGAatacgacgaggaggatgactCTGATGCTCACTCTGTAGCCACTGTCGCCTCCCACCTCTATGAGGCCCCCCTCCAAGCCCAGCCTCGACGTCACAAGTCCATGGCCCGAAAGAAGGTCAAGTTGGTTCGAGGTAACCTGGTCTTAGATTGTCCCGTCCCCACCAAGCTTTACTCGTTCCTGCCACGACGAGACAATGATGAGTTTGTCTACATGCGATACACAGCCTGTACCGCTACCCCCGATGAGTTCAATGACGAGGGCTTCACCCTACGACCTGCTGTCTACGAGCGAGAAACACAGCTGTGCATCTGTATTACCATGTACAACGAAGACGAAGTGGCTTTTACCCGAACCATGCATGCTGTTATGAAGAACATTGCCCACTTGTGTTCTCGAAACAAGTCGCGAGTGTGGGGTAAGGAGGGCTGGAAGAAGGTCGTGGTCACTATCGTCTCCGATGGTCGAACCAAAATTCACCCTCGAGTCCTCGACTGTCTGGCTGCAATGGGTGTCTACCAAGATGGTATTGCCAAGCAGACCGTCAACGGAAAAGAGGTGCAGGCACATCtctacgagtacaccaCTCAGGTGTCTCTGGATTCGGACCTCAAGTTCCAGGGAGCTGAGCGAGGTATCATGCCTGTCCAGCTGCTGTTCtgtctcaaggagaagaacgCCAAGAAAATCAACTCGCATAGATGGCTCTTCAACGCATTCTGCCCCCAGCTGCAGCCTAACGTGTGCATTCTGCTGGATGTTGGAACCAAGCCAGGAAAGGACTCACTCTACCATCTGTGGAAAGCATTTGACGCTGACTCGAACATTGGAGGAGCTTGTGGAGAGATCACCGCCATGAAGGGTAAGCAGTGGCGGGCTCTATTGAACCCCCTGGTGGCTTCTCAAAACTTTGAGTACAAAATGTCGAACATCCTCGACAAACCCCTCGAGTCTGTGTTTGGTTATATTTCTGTGCTTCCTGGAGCTCTGTCGGCCTACCGATACCGAGCTCTCTGCAACAATCCGGATGGAACCGGTCCTCTCAACTCGTACTTCAAGGGAGAGTCTCTGCATGGTCGAGATGCTGATGTGTTTACCTCCAACATGTACCTCGCTGAAGATCGAATCCTTTGTTGGGAGCTTGTGGCTAAGCTCAATGAGAAGTGGATGCTCAAGTATGTGCCTTCTGCTACTGGAGAGACTGATGTGCCCGACAGCGTACCTGAGTTTGTGTCgcagcgacgacgatggCTCAACGGTGCTCTTTTTGCAGCCATTTACTCTCTGACCCACTTCACCCAGATCTGGAAGACTGACCATTCTGTCTGGAGAAAGTGCCTGTTGCATGTGGAGTTTGCATACCAGTTCCTGCAGCTTCTGTTTACATTTTTCTCTCTCGGAAACTTCTTCCTGGCTTTCTACTACGTCGCAGGCTCCATTTCTGGCCCTGACTCGGCCGTCATTTCCAACAATGGAGGTCTCGTTCTGTTCGTCATTTTCAAGTATCTTTGCATTACCACCATCGTTGCTCAGTTTGTGATTTCTTTGGGTAACCGACCTCAGGGCTCTCACTATCTGTTCCTGGGCAGTATGGTTATCTTCGCATTGATCACGGCTTACTCAACTGGAGTGGGTCTGTACTTTGTCATCAAGACCTTGACTCTGGAAGACACTGTGTCTCTTGGAAACAACGTGTTCACCAACATTTTCGTCTCCCTGGCCTCCACCTACGGTCTTTATGCTGTGATGTCCTTCCTGTACCTGGACCCCTGGCATATTCTAACTTGTTCAGTCCAGTACATTCTGCTTCTGCCCTCGTCCATCTGCACCCTCCAGGTCTACTCCTTCTGTAACACCCATGATGTTACTTGGGGTACTAAGGGAGACAACGAGCTTACTCCTGATCTTGGATCTGCCGTTGCCCAGAAGGACTTTGGTCAGGACGTGGTTGAAATTGAGATGCCCTCTGAGCAGCTCGATATCGACTCCGGCTACGAAGAAGCTCTCGGAAACCTCCGGGAGAACAAGGTGATTGAGTCGGCCCCTCCCTCTATGAGCACTGTCACAGATGATTACTACCGAGACATACGATCGCGAGTGGTGCTCGTGTGGATGGCTCTTAACATGGttctggtggtggttgtcACCGAGGTGTATGCCCCCAGTGAGACCGCCTCCAACGACTACCTCAAGTTTATTCTATGGTCCGTCGCCgctctggctctgttcCGAGCCATTGGTTCTCTTGCTTTCCTCTTCATTCGGATCCTTAAGTATCTCAACGAGGCCAAAGCTCGAACCCTCAAAAGACACCAGGGGCTCACTGGCCAACAGTAA